The DNA region TCTTTTCCTACGGGGCTGAAGGTGCCGACATCGGGATCGTTGAAGGAGTCCGCGGACTCTACGAGGGCCGCGATTCGTTCACTGACGTCGGCAGTACCGCCGCGATCGCCAAACGCTTCTCCCTCCCAACAATCCTCGTGATCGATGCACGCAGCATCACCCGGTCTGCGGCCGCTCTCGTAAAGGGATTCCAGGCGTTCGATCCCGATGTCAGAATCAAAGGCGTGATCCTCAACAACACCGGCGGCGGGCACCACGTGACCAAGGCGACCGAGGCGATCGAACATTACTGCGGGATCCCCGTTCTCGGCGCAGTCCCCCGAAGCCCGGAGATGGATCTGTCCATGCGGCATCTTGGTCTCGTTCCGTTCGTGGAGGGTATGCGGGATCCGGGTTTTGCAAAGACGATCGACGGCATCATCCGGCATGTCGGGGCCCACGTGGATCTCGACGCGATAAAGGCCCTCGCAGAAGACGTGACGCCGCAGCCAAACAACATCACCGCGTCCCTTGCCTCCCGGCCGGCGGCATCGCGAACGGTCGCGATCGCGTTTGACGAGGCGTTCACCTTCTACTACGGGGAACTCGAGGCGGTGTTGAAAAGTCAGGGATGCGATGTCGTGAGATTCAGCCCGCTCCATGACACGTTGCCGGAGGCCGACGGGTATATCTTCGGCGGCGGATACCCCGAGATGTTTGCAGAGGAGCTTTCAAAGAATGTTTTGATGCGGGAAGCGGTCCATGCAAAAGCTAAGGACGGAGTCCCCATCTATGCGGAGTGCGGCGGTCTGATGTACCTCACCCGGTCGATCACCCTGAAAAACGGCTGGCTGGGAAGAGAAGGAGACGCAGTCTATCCCATGTGCGGGATTTTTGCCGGCGACACCGTGATGCCTGCCGGAAAAACCCTTCGATATGTGGAAGGAACCGCCGTTCTTGCCGGAAAATCCTATCCTTTCAAAGGACACGAGTTCCATTACAGCGGCGTTTCGAT from Methanocorpusculum labreanum Z includes:
- the cfbB gene encoding Ni-sirohydrochlorin a,c-diamide synthase, encoding MKSFLISGDRSGAGKTSITLGLAGLLAKDAVVQTYKVAMDYIDTSYLSGVTGRPSYNLDTFVQTDEELAGLFSYGAEGADIGIVEGVRGLYEGRDSFTDVGSTAAIAKRFSLPTILVIDARSITRSAAALVKGFQAFDPDVRIKGVILNNTGGGHHVTKATEAIEHYCGIPVLGAVPRSPEMDLSMRHLGLVPFVEGMRDPGFAKTIDGIIRHVGAHVDLDAIKALAEDVTPQPNNITASLASRPAASRTVAIAFDEAFTFYYGELEAVLKSQGCDVVRFSPLHDTLPEADGYIFGGGYPEMFAEELSKNVLMREAVHAKAKDGVPIYAECGGLMYLTRSITLKNGWLGREGDAVYPMCGIFAGDTVMPAGKTLRYVEGTAVLAGKSYPFKGHEFHYSGVSMDADSRFLYTLSRGTGIIDGKDGVVFNNALGSYTHLMPVSAEGILAEIFGEERGKQYIKADSPQTL